The proteins below come from a single Clupea harengus chromosome 21, Ch_v2.0.2, whole genome shotgun sequence genomic window:
- the ednrba gene encoding endothelin receptor Ba, whose translation MAKINFALFAYLIVAGHCLAVCAQAKPDPQLRQVSHDVPSGPASATARPGGSRNPFMGQNISIPRRPRLPPPPMCTGPTEIRDTFKYINTVVSCLVFVVGIIGNSTLLRIIYKNKCMRNGPNILIASLALGDLLHIVIDIPINVYKLLAEDWPFGVGVCKLVPFVQKASVGITVLSLCALSIDRYRAVASWNRIKGIGVPKWTAIEIILIWVLSITLAVPEAVAFDMITMDYKGEHLRICLLHPMQKTQFMRFYKTAKDWWLFSFYFCMPLACTAVFYTLMTCEMLRKKNGMQIALSDQLKQRREVAKTVFCLVLVFALCWLPLHLSRILKLTIYDEADPNRCELLSFFLVLDYIGINMASMNSCINPIALYMVSKRFKSCFRSCLCCWCLPPEMLSMDDKQSCLKLKPTDRASDQSNSRVTNKYTST comes from the exons ATGGCAAAGATTAATTTCGCATTGTTTGCATATCTTATCGTGGCGGGACACTGTCTAGCGGTTTGCGCTCAAGCCAAACCAGATCCACAACTGCGGCAAGTTTCCCACGATGTTCCATCGGGACCCGCTTCTGCCACTGCAAGACCCGGAGGCAGCAGAAACCCTTTCATGGGTCAAAACATCTCCATTCCTCGGCGGCCTAGACTTCCACCACCTCCAATGTGCACAGGACCCACAGAAATCCGCGACACTTTCAAGTACATCAACACGGTGGTGTCCTGTCTCGTGTTTGTTGTTGGCATAATCGGAAATTCCACGTTGCTGAGAATAATCTACAAGAACAAGTGCATGAGGAACGGACCTAATATCCTAATCGCCAGCCTGGCTCTTGGAGATCTGCTACATATAGTGATTGACATCCCCATCAATGTATACAAG CTCTTGGCAGAAGATTGGCCGTTTGGGGTTGGAGTGTGCAAACTGGTCCCGTTTGTTCAGAAGGCTTCGGTTGGAATTAcagtgttgagtttgtgtgcattaaGTATTGACAg GTATCGAGCCGTGGCATCCTGGAACCGCATTAAGGGCATCGGCGTACCCAAATGGACCGCAATCGAGATCATACTGATCTGGGTGTTGTCAATCACCCTGGCAGTTCCAGAGGCCGTGGCCTTCGACATGATCACCATGGACTACAAAGGGGAGCATCTGAGGATCTGTCTGCTGCATCCCATGCAGAAAACACAGTTTATGCGG TTCTATAAGACGGCTAAAGACTGGTGGCTGTTCAGCTTCTACTTCTGCATGCCACTGGCGTGTACAGCTGTCTTTTACACCCTCATGACCTGCGAGATGCTGCGCAAGAAGAACGGCATGCAGATCGCCCTCAGCGACCAACTCAAACAG AGACGTGAGGTGGCCAAGACTGTGTTCTGCCTGGTCCTGGTGTTCGCCCTGTGCTGGCTCCCTCTGCATCTCAGCCGCATCCTCAAACTGACCATCTACGACGAGGCAGACCCCAACCGCTGTGAGCTGCTCAG TTTCTTCCTGGTGCTGGACTACATAGGGATAAACATGGCTTCCATGAACTCCTGCATCAACCCCATTGCTCTTTATATGGTCAGCAAGCGCTTCAAGAGCTGCTTCCGG TCATGCCTGTGCTGTTGGTGCCTGCCCCCTGAGATGCTCTCCATGGACGACAAGCAGTCCTGTCTGAAGCTCAAGCCCACGGACAGGGCCTCGGACCAGAGCAACTCCCGCGTCACCAACAAGTACACCTCCACCTGa